From one Triticum urartu cultivar G1812 chromosome 3, Tu2.1, whole genome shotgun sequence genomic stretch:
- the LOC125544029 gene encoding protein YIPF1 homolog: MMSGGGYSALDDPKASGSVPAATGPDPQTIKFTESNLQTFPPSEAKGKISGAYRPPTDSDDTFSSKVGGGGGGRGSDGGSDDAAQGGWFRMFSVAAYKPYFDVDTSDVVERIWESVFPFRGNFTEKTSDKPDLYGPFWTCTTLIFVAASIATFVTYLSHKWHKKEWTYDINLVTWSAGLFYGYVTFVPLGLYVILKYFSAPAGLVQLWCLYGYSLFIFIPASLLSIVPIEIFRWVIAGVAGFMSATFVAVNLRAHILNSGERWFLIVAGIFLLQLGLAVLLKLYFFTITV; this comes from the exons ATGATGTCCGGCGGTGGCTACTCCGCCCTCGACGATCCCAAAGCCTCCGGATCCGTCCCG GCGGCGACGGGGCCAGATCCGCAGACCATCAAGTTCACCGAGTCCAACCTCCAGACCTTCCCACCCTCAGAAGCCAAGGGCAAGATCTCTGGCGCCTACCGCCCGCCCACTGACTCCGACG ACACCTTCTCGTCCAAGGTTGGAGGGGGAGGCGGAGGCAGGGGTAGCGATGGTGGGTCGGACGATGCCGCGCAGGGCGGCTGGTTCCGGATGTTCTCGGTAGCGGCCTACAAGCCCTACTTCGACGTTGACACGTCCGATGTCGTGGAGAGGATCTGGGAGTCGGTCTTCCCCTTCCGCGGCAACTTCACAGAGAAGACTTCCGACAAACCCGACCT GTATGGGCCATTCTGGACGTGCACCACCCTGATTTTTGTTGCTGCTTCCATTGCCACGTTTGTCACCTACCTTTCCCACAAATGGCACAAGAAAGAGTGGACCTATGATATTAACCTGGTTACATGGTCTGCTGGCTTATTCTATGGCTATGTGACATTTGTTCCCCTTGGGTTATATGTCATTCTTAAGTACTTCTCAGCACCTGCTGGACTCGTGCAATTGTGGTGCCTGTATGGGTACTCTTTGTTCATCTTCATTCCAGCCTCG CTTCTGTCAATTGTGCCAATAGAAATATTCAGATGGGTTATTGCTGGTGTCGCTGGGTTTATGTCTGCTACCTTCGTCGCTGTCAATCTCCGTGCCCACATCTTAAACTCTGGGGAGCGGTGGTTTCTGATCGTTGCAGGGATATTCTTGTTGCAGTTGGGATTGGCTGTTTTGCTGAAACTTTATTTCTTTACGATAACTGTATAG
- the LOC125544030 gene encoding N-alpha-acetyltransferase 50, which yields MGAGEGEAGGSKEKSSGVARTSLDGLRDKNVMQLKKLNMALFPVRYNDKYYQDAIASKDFSKLAYYSDICVGAIACRLEKKEGGVVRVYIMTLGVLAPYRGLGLGTKLLNHVFDLCAKQNILEIYLHVQTNNDDAIAFYKKFGFEITETIHNYYTNITPPDCYVLTKFIGQAATKK from the exons ATGGGCGCTGGGGAAGGAGAGGCAGGTGGGAGCAAGGAGAAGAGCAGCGGCGTCGCCCGGACGTCCCTGGACGGCCTGCGGGACAAGAACGTGATGCAGCTCAAGAAGCTCAACATGGCGCTCTTCCCCGTCCGCTACAACGACAAATACTACCAGGACGCCATCGCCTCCAAGGACTTCTCCAAGCTCG CTTACTATAGTGATATATGTGTTGGAGCAATCGCTTGTCGCctggagaagaaggaaggaggggtCGTCCGTGTTTATATCATGACTCTGGGTGTATTGGCGCCCTACcgtggtcttggtcttg GAACAAAGCTGCTGAACCATGTTTTTGATCTCTGTGCGAAGCAGAACATCTTGGAGATATACTTACACGTTCAGACAAACAACGACGATGCCATTGCTTTCTACAAGAAGTTTGGTTTCGAAATAACAGAGACGATACATAATTACTATACGAACATCACTCCACCAGATTGCTATGTTCTTACCAAATTTATCGGCCAGGCTGCTACAAAGAAATGA